DNA sequence from the Marinilongibacter aquaticus genome:
ATTTCTACAGGAGCCTTGAGCGATCTTGAAAAGATAACCAAAATGGCCTACAGCATGGTAACCATCTACGGTTTGAACGAAGAGATTGGTAACCTTTCTTTCTACGATTCCAAAGGGCAATCGGAATACAGTTTCACCAAGCCATACTCTGATGATACGGCAAGGAAAATCGATGCAGAAGTAAAAAAACTTGTGGATCAAGCTTACTTGAGAACCAAGGAACTTTTGATGACGAGAAGAGAGGAATTGAACAAGCTGGCTCAAGAACTTTTGAGCAAAGAAATTCTTTACCAAAGTGATCTTGTTGACCTGATCGGCCAAAGACCTTTTGACAAACCAACTGCTTACCAAGAGTTTATGGACAAGAAAGAGGAAGAAACGGTAACAGAAGATGAGGAGACAAAAGAAGACGAAAGTAAAGCGGAAGAAATAGTAGACGCCGAAGAGAATAAAGAAACTGAAGCGTAAGGAAAAAGCGAACGCAAAAATAAAGGGCGGTTTTCTGATCTCAGAAAACCGCCCTTTTCTATTTTAAAACAATCTATTTCATTTTGCTTCTACGCAGCAAAAAAGAAGTCATTATCTGATCAAACCCTGCACGGATATCGGCCTCCATGAAATCAATCCCATATTGTCCCGATCTCAGTTTCAAATCTTCGTAAAAAGCATGAATGGCCTCCTGATATTGCTTTTTCACCTGACTGGGTTGAGCTTTTAATTTCTCGCCACTTTCCAGATCAATAAATTCGTAGGGGCGTTCATCAAACATAAAATCCCGTTCTGTGCTTTTGTCTGTCACATGAAAAAGCAACACTTCATGCTTTTTGTGTTTCATATGTTGCAAAGCCGAAAACAGCTCTTCCCTATCCTCATTGTGATCGAACATATCACTGAAAATAATCACCAAAGACCGCTTATGAATTTTATCGGCCAATTGGTGCAAGGTTTCGGCCACATGGGTCGATTGCACATTCGGTTTTGAAGTCAACAACCTATCCAATTCCACATAAATCTGATGAATATGGCCCGGAGTCGATTTTACCGCGGTCTGCGTTTCTATTTGGTCGGAAAAAGTAACCAAACTCACCGCATCCCTTTGCCTCTGCATCAAATTGGCCAAAGTAGCGGCCGCAAGGCAAGCAAATACCATTTTGCCCTTATCCTTTTGCGGATAATACATGGAAGGCGAAACATCCAAGAGCAAATGGCAACGCAGGTTGGTTTCTTCCTCGTACCGTTTCACGTACAGGCGGTCAGTTTTTCCAAATACTTTCCAATCGATATGCCGCGTGCTTTCTCCTGTATTGTACAAACGGTGTTCTGCAAACTCTACAGAAAAACCGTGAAAAGGCGATTTGTGCAAACCCGTAATGAATCCTTCGACCAATTGCCGAGCCAAAAGCTCCAAATTCCCGTATTCTCTAATTTTGGCTAAATCCACGCGAGGCTGTTCAATTTAAAGCATTGGCAATATTTGTTCCTTCCTTTTCCAAAGTATGGACGATCGACTGAATGGGCGTAATAAAAACCCGTCCGTCTTCGCCAACCACCGTAGCCGCCACCTTCGCCACGCCTATGTGCCGCATGCCCAATTGCTTGGCCGCCGCAGTAGACAAATCGATGATTCTGTTTCGGGAATAAGGCCCGCGGTCGTTTACACGCACCAAAACCGTAGAGTCGTTTCCGAGGTTTTTCACTTCCAACATCGTACCGAATGGCAAAGACTTGTGAGCACAGGTAAGGGCATTCTGATCCATCTTCTCTCCATTGGCCGTTTTTTTCCCATGAAAGCGTGGGCCATAGTAAGAAGCCATCCCTTCCATCTGGGTTCCCAAAAGAGTATCTTCTTCTTTATTTTCGCAAAAAAGGAGCAAGATCGAAACCATAAAAGCCAAGATTGTGGCTTGCATAGGCTAAATGCATTTGGTCTAAAAACAAAGTTAAAGAAACATCTGTTATTTGCTCATTCGAGGGCTGTTAAATCAAGTTAAACGCAAAAATGACCACTCAATGATTTTTTTACCGTTTTATTTTTATTGAATCAATAAAAAACTATTTTTGACCTTATTGTTTAACCTATAAAAATCAGCAAGGTGCAACGCGAAGAGAAAGAAATGATCTTCTCAAAACGAGTACGTGCAGGAAAACGCACTTATTTTTTTGATGTAAGGACAACGCGGTCGAACGACTACTACATGACAGTAACCGAAAGCCGCAGACAGCAGAGAGACGGTGATTTTGTCTATGAAAAAAGCAAACTGTTTATCTACAAAGAAGACTTCAACAAATTTGTGGAAGCCCTTCAAGAAACAGTGGACCATATCAAAACAGAGCTTTTGCCCGATTTTGATTTCGACCAATATGCAAACAACGACGAAGAGCAAGAAGAAAAACCGGTAGCCGCAAAAGAAAACCAAGATTCTTTCAGCAATTCTGAATTGAAATGGGAATAATTCACTAATTCATATCCCCTGAAAGAATTATTTGGAACCTGCCTTGCGGGTTCTTCGCATATTCTATCATGGCCTCGGCCACATTTTCAGCAGGTATCCCCTTGTAATTTTTAGGAATAAGGATATCCAACAATTTCACCAAAACCTTGCCCACAGCTTCGCCTGTGCGGCTTTCTTTTCTTTCCCCCAAAAGCATAGCTGGCCTAAAAACACCAATATTCTCCAATCGGATAGACTTTAGTTTTTCTTCCAATTGGCCCTTTACACGATTGTAAAAAAATGAAGAGAACGGATCGGCTCCCATAGCTGTGACCACCGCAAAAAGCTCGGCTTCATTTTTTTCGGCAATTTGTGCCAAATGCAGAGGGTAAGCGAAATCTACTTTTCGAAAGTTTTCCTTCGACCCCGCATTTTTTATGGTTGTGCCTAAACAACAAAAATACTGATCGGCTCGAAAAGCATAGGTTTCAAGCTTATCAAAGTCCACTTCCAATTCGGTGAGTTTTGCATGGTTCAGGCCAGTTTTTCTTCGGCCAATACTGACTACTTTTTCATAGTCTTCGCTTGCAAGCAATTTTTTCAACAGGTGACTGCCGACCAAACCACTCGCTCCTGCGATTAGGGCTGTTTTGGGCATGGCAAATTTAATTGGTACTCTATCGAGGCAATTTCAGAAAATCCTGCCTTTTGCAGGCAAAAAATCTGGAAATTAAGAGTCCAAAATTCCGCATTCTAAAGAAACAGTACAGAATCGTCCCGTTTTCCTTAGGCTTTAAGCCAACAACGCCTGCCTTTCCAAAATAGCCTGGGCTATTCCGTCCCACAGAGCCACCCTTTTCTCCAGAGCGGCGATGGCCACCTGTTCGGTTTCGGCCCATTTTTGTTTATCCGAGCCACACAAAGACTGGATCATTTTCAAAGAAAGGGGGCCATGCTCGTCGCCATCCAATTCGATATGACGGGCCAAATAGTATTTCAACTTTTCTTGATTCTTTCCTTCATTCTCTGCCCCATTCAAAATCTCGATAAACATATCGGGAATCAGGTCTTCTCTTCCAAAAGTAAAAGCCGAAGCAATCTGGTGCATTTTCCCCGAAGCAATAACCTCAAAAGTGAAGGCTACAAACTCCTTCACCGATTGCGGCACATCCATTTTAGCCAAGGCTTCTTCCACCGATTTTCCTGCTTTCAATTGTTCCAAAAAAGCGGCGATCACATCCGTATCGGCTCCCGTTTGGCCCATCGCTTCAAGATACATTTCAAAATGGCTCTTCACTTCGCCTTTCTCATTCACATCCGACTCCTCTCCCAAAACTATTTCATTGATAAAGCGAACGATTTCGGCCTGTGGGGCCGGCATCCAAGGCACTTCAACGCAGGTTAAGCCCTTTTGCAGGGCTTTCAATAGAGACATGAAATCCCATACGGCAAACACATGATGCTCCATAAAAAGGCGAACATCTTCCAATTCTTTGAGCGTACTGTACAAGCTATGGTTTTGCAATCTCGAACGCAGGTTCTCGATCTTGTCCTCAATGATTTGTATTTCGTGCATAATGCTAATATTTCGGACCGCAAAATTAGGCAATTATCGGCAGAACAGCAGGGTGACTACCAAACTGAACTTTGTCAAAAGATAATTTTAAATGTCAACACAGTCTAATTTACATAAAGCACTATTGCAATACAGGCATTTGACTTATATTCCTCTATCTTTAAGTACAAATGGATAAATCCACAAAATGACACACTTTATTATGAAATCACCCCTTCTATTCAAGTCATTCCCATATTCCAGACTAGATCAAATCCAAAATTATCATTGTCAATATTTTGATTCGAAACGCAGGAAAATATGGAGTACTGACATGGACTTCAAGAACAACTATGTGGCCTTAACTTACTATTCCTCACATGTTGTAAGAACGGGTTCCTGGCCAAACAGGAACACCAGAATCAACCAAAGCATAGAAACAATCTCATGGGAAATAGCCAATTATCCCGTAGTATTGGTCGCTTCCAAGTCAGATATCGATGCGGTGAATAACCAACCAAATGCAAATAAAACTTTAGTAAGATTACAATGAAACAAATAAGTTCAATAAGCACTATTTTACTACTGGCCTGTTTCTCCTGCTTAAAGGATGTTTTCCCTGACGGCAACCCAAGTTTTAAAGTCATCAATGAATCCAAAAAGAAGATTGAATGGGTTGCTATATACGCCCAAGATGAAAACTCGGATACCAAAACTCAAATTGGAAGGGATACTGGAAATCCTATTTTAGTTTGTGCATTCAACAATATAGCTCCATTAGACAGCACGATCCTCAAGGAAATAAATCTTAAAGATTTCTCTGTCACGGGCAAAGGGCATTTTATTGTTTGTACATTAGTCCATGCCCAAAATGATACATTAAAGGCGAATTGGAGGGCTTATAAAAATTTCAAGATTTACAATGACGACTCCTTTCCCCCGAGTCGATACCAAACGACGGTAGTCAAGGTTTTAGAAGAAACCTCATCCATTGAACCGGAGCTCTACTTATGTCATGCCTTTTACAAAAGTGGCATTTATAAAGAAAGCCTTTGTTCCAAATAGCAAGGCATAATGTGATGAGGCTAGTTTTTAGCCTCATCATCACTTTTATTTTAATAGAACACAGTATACAATACTGTAATTACGGTCAATACAATTGCGGCTCCGATAGCGAAAGATCTGTTCACCTTAAACATCTTCACATCTATCTCAAGCCCCTTACCTTCATCGGGCAAAGCATAGCCCAGAATAAGAATGCCTGCCAAACAGATCAAGAACACCCAGCCCATACGATCGAGGAATGGAATGGCCGACCAGTCTGTTCCCGGGAATAAATTGAAATGCATTAAAAAGGCGATAATAAAGCCACCGACAATGGCAAATAAAGCTCCGGCCGAATTGGTACGTTTCCAGAAGAAGCCCATGAAAAACGAAGCAAAAACGCCCGGCGAAACCAAACCGGTCATTTCTTGCACAAACTGAAAACCGCCTTTCTTGTCGATGCCCATAAAAGGCGAAATCACAATGGCCAAAATCATGGCAATCACGATCACAATCCGTCCGATACGCACCAATTGTTCTTCCGTTTTGTCTTTGCCTAAATATTCTTTGAAAATGTCCAAAGTGAAGATCGTTGAAATACTGTTGGCCTTACCCGCCAAAGACGCCACCACGGCAGCCGTAAGAGCAGCAAAAGACAAACCTTTAAGGCCTGTAGGCAACAAATTCAACAATACAGGGTAAGCCTTGTCCGGGTTCAAAGTACCGTCCACACCGAGCATATCAGCTTGGAACATGCCCCTTTGATACAAGGTATATGCAGCAATGCCCGGAAGCACCACAATAAGTGGCATCAGCAATTTCAAAAAAGCAGCGAAAAGCAAACCGTTCCGAGCCGTTTTCAAATCCGCACCCAAAGCCCGCTGCGTAATGTACTGGTTACAGCCCCAATAGTTGAGGTTCACGATCCACATGGCCCCAAACAGGACAGTGAGGCCGGGCAGTTGTGAATAAAACTCGTTACCCTTGTTGAAAATCATATGGAAGTGATCGTCGTGCTGTTCAGTCATTGCTTTGAACCCGTTGGTCAAACCTTCCAATCCAAACTCTGAAGACACCAAATTGATGGCCAAGTAAGTAGTGGCCAAACCACCTATGATCAAGAAAAAAACCTGTATTACATCCGTATAGCCAATCACTTTCATTCCGCCAATGGTGATGATAATGGCAAACACTGCCAGACCGATCATGCAATACCAAAAATCGAGACCACTGATGCCCGACACCGCCAAAGCTCCCAAATACAGAATGGAGGTTAGGTTTACCATAATGTACAAAAACAGCCAAAATATAGCCATGATCAAGCTCACCGTTTTATTGTAACGTTGGCTCAAAAACTGCGGCATGGTGAAAATCTTGTTCTTCAGATAAATGGGCATAAAAAACACTGCCACCACGATGAGTGTTGCGGCGGCCATCCACTCGTATGTAGAAATCGCCAAACCCATTGAAAATCCATTTCCGGCCATTCCGATGAACTGTTCGGCAGAAATATTCGAAGCGATAAGCGAAGCACCAATGGCCCACCAGGTAAGCGAACCTTCGGCTAAAAAGAAATCTTTTGTATTGTTGGATTCTGACTTTTTCTTCTTGTACACGTAATATCCGTAGCCAGCTACGACAAAAAAGTAAAAGAGAAAAACCAAATAGTCTGCGGTTTGTAAATATTGCATAGTTTGGGGTTGGTATATAATTTTCGCAAGATAAGGGAGAGAGCCTTAAAAATTCAAGCAATTCGGCCCCCTTTAGTCGATATTTTTTCGAAACCGTTCCCTTTCTCGCGATTGTTTTATCTTTGTGCCTTAAATCAATACATTCGAACCAATTGACACGGAGTACCATTCGTTTGATCATCATTTTGGGT
Encoded proteins:
- a CDS encoding DUF3050 domain-containing protein, yielding MHEIQIIEDKIENLRSRLQNHSLYSTLKELEDVRLFMEHHVFAVWDFMSLLKALQKGLTCVEVPWMPAPQAEIVRFINEIVLGEESDVNEKGEVKSHFEMYLEAMGQTGADTDVIAAFLEQLKAGKSVEEALAKMDVPQSVKEFVAFTFEVIASGKMHQIASAFTFGREDLIPDMFIEILNGAENEGKNQEKLKYYLARHIELDGDEHGPLSLKMIQSLCGSDKQKWAETEQVAIAALEKRVALWDGIAQAILERQALLA
- a CDS encoding septal ring lytic transglycosylase RlpA family protein, whose product is MQATILAFMVSILLLFCENKEEDTLLGTQMEGMASYYGPRFHGKKTANGEKMDQNALTCAHKSLPFGTMLEVKNLGNDSTVLVRVNDRGPYSRNRIIDLSTAAAKQLGMRHIGVAKVAATVVGEDGRVFITPIQSIVHTLEKEGTNIANALN
- a CDS encoding sodium:solute symporter family transporter encodes the protein MQYLQTADYLVFLFYFFVVAGYGYYVYKKKKSESNNTKDFFLAEGSLTWWAIGASLIASNISAEQFIGMAGNGFSMGLAISTYEWMAAATLIVVAVFFMPIYLKNKIFTMPQFLSQRYNKTVSLIMAIFWLFLYIMVNLTSILYLGALAVSGISGLDFWYCMIGLAVFAIIITIGGMKVIGYTDVIQVFFLIIGGLATTYLAINLVSSEFGLEGLTNGFKAMTEQHDDHFHMIFNKGNEFYSQLPGLTVLFGAMWIVNLNYWGCNQYITQRALGADLKTARNGLLFAAFLKLLMPLIVVLPGIAAYTLYQRGMFQADMLGVDGTLNPDKAYPVLLNLLPTGLKGLSFAALTAAVVASLAGKANSISTIFTLDIFKEYLGKDKTEEQLVRIGRIVIVIAMILAIVISPFMGIDKKGGFQFVQEMTGLVSPGVFASFFMGFFWKRTNSAGALFAIVGGFIIAFLMHFNLFPGTDWSAIPFLDRMGWVFLICLAGILILGYALPDEGKGLEIDVKMFKVNRSFAIGAAIVLTVITVLYTVFY
- a CDS encoding DUF58 domain-containing protein; translation: MEQPRVDLAKIREYGNLELLARQLVEGFITGLHKSPFHGFSVEFAEHRLYNTGESTRHIDWKVFGKTDRLYVKRYEEETNLRCHLLLDVSPSMYYPQKDKGKMVFACLAAATLANLMQRQRDAVSLVTFSDQIETQTAVKSTPGHIHQIYVELDRLLTSKPNVQSTHVAETLHQLADKIHKRSLVIIFSDMFDHNEDREELFSALQHMKHKKHEVLLFHVTDKSTERDFMFDERPYEFIDLESGEKLKAQPSQVKKQYQEAIHAFYEDLKLRSGQYGIDFMEADIRAGFDQIMTSFLLRRSKMK
- a CDS encoding oxidoreductase, whose amino-acid sequence is MPKTALIAGASGLVGSHLLKKLLASEDYEKVVSIGRRKTGLNHAKLTELEVDFDKLETYAFRADQYFCCLGTTIKNAGSKENFRKVDFAYPLHLAQIAEKNEAELFAVVTAMGADPFSSFFYNRVKGQLEEKLKSIRLENIGVFRPAMLLGERKESRTGEAVGKVLVKLLDILIPKNYKGIPAENVAEAMIEYAKNPQGRFQIILSGDMN
- a CDS encoding PUR family DNA/RNA-binding protein, translating into MQREEKEMIFSKRVRAGKRTYFFDVRTTRSNDYYMTVTESRRQQRDGDFVYEKSKLFIYKEDFNKFVEALQETVDHIKTELLPDFDFDQYANNDEEQEEKPVAAKENQDSFSNSELKWE